One window of the Lepeophtheirus salmonis chromosome 7, UVic_Lsal_1.4, whole genome shotgun sequence genome contains the following:
- the scrib gene encoding protein lap4 isoform X10 has protein sequence MFKCIPIFKGCNRQVEFVDKRHCSLNSVPEDILRYARSLEELLLDANHLRDLPKNFFRLNRLRRLGLSDNEIQQLPSDIQNLENLVELDVSRNDIRHIPDGIKGCLALQIADFSSNPIEKLPDGFVFLKNLTVLSLNDMSLTDLPEDFGKLTNLTSLELRENLINILPSSLSSLDKLERLDLGDNEIETLPSHIGSLPALTELWLDHNKLSHLPSELGFLGELTCLDVSENRLEDIPDEISGLINLTDLHLSQNSIGTLPDNIGKLTRLTIFKIDQNRLLDLNSNIGRCIQLQELVLTENYISSLPGEIGNLIKLTNFNIDRNRLEQIPPEIGNLVNLGVFSLRENLLTSIPQEIGTCNELHVLDVSGNRLQYLPFTLTNLNLKALWLAENQAKPMLNFQTDYDESTGEQVLTCFLLPQMEYQTENPDLSHHLGRLSHSRCFSNDDCDEYDGESFSGPQGSSIVADGHPTSIENDEMMELPPAEWTNRPSVIKFKDMDNEDDLERETAFVRQKTPHPKELKAKAHKLFGKKDDSTLRDSVDFQSNDNHSLPTSTNLVTCDSGLESVNGLNSDFPTEDEDRIGKVFVDGHEEDDEETYKDRLRLELSRNLKTEVDRRASAELTEAIPPTQILNVDSQKDRAELARQGSLADRSLPAGIQIKRQSSGGDTGMSSSAESTSSDSEREPSAVRFLVESEAALDDTDHGSEPERQRLHRRDTPHHLKNKRIHQQVDKEKVASIIAQALKKQEDGSIGDRSTSSGAQSLSSQVFVPPMSITSDMGDSLGSGDKCTETVIKEFDIIFERADKGLGLSIAGGLGSTPYKANDEGIFISRVTPGGPAELAGLKKDDKVLSVNGHSCVDIDHYESVGILKAAGSLITMKIAREVQVPKKRFIDQLPLQNNVSDHLSSKNGLDNTLEVNSSTLSNFSQSEIKESKSLSVSTTGLTPKSSQLSHTHLFDSSIVNSPTETRKIEKISTTLRRDHRGLGLSIAGGKGADPYIQGSESVFISKIAENGPAAIDGKLYVGDRLLQINGHEVENAEHSEVVRMLKGPDRYVQLLVERITQVTSPMSSSVLSNTSEKSPKVFGLPKPYTGLYSASSYMANRPSYMRTREPGQYTITGSSFSGSSSYSKLPGLSSSYKSESDVSIESKLKEKNIVMNLIEKLPPASKEPGVSTETMKRTTFTETTVKRVTNNDIKPLIEEVIISKAGGRLGLCIIGGSDQSSVPFGNGEPGIFISNIIADGAAARTNKLRLGDRILNVHGNDIHDASHHDAVMALSQTPDQLNITVKHEPLPQGFQEICITKDPGEKLGMTIRGGVGGQPGNPNDGDDEGIFIYKFTPGSVASQNKDLVIGQRIIEVNALSLLGITHSEALNIIRNAKSSIRMVVCDGWNVPEKVSNGDIKSPPPPPTRDISLKIDSSPNKTNQEKIMNVVDDILSSAPSQSNVVFSIGTEEKNEQPPITSVINNEHPQTSTHFDSFQPLVSSVRSVINEESPIIKDTTSHVDIEAKNTNSKPQIGSFDLESSINALHKKIREEGQTTNDEIVEHEESPEKLSLKARLKLFEKEIESQGTVTAPKTDRKFSFLNADELAKMKEEEEKRIAKMSQAEINLLSHSTSYIPSLDSDIDEDDFSHSSSLEKHGKLIFTVCIVLAAPLLYFILDPFAGVHTAKAERRIREKLEAEGISISDDLSPTEKRAADAEKRAAWRKARLKSLEDDAIEAQIVVHKMSQLVSNNTDESILNNGTNDINDNVEEEEDNLKNNNVPKYRRYK, from the exons ATGTTTAAGTGTATTCCTATCTTCAAAGGCTGTAATCGGCAAGTTGAATTCGTAGATAAGCGCCATTGCTCCCTCAATTCCGTACCGGAGGATATCCTACGCTATGCCAGAAGTCTTGAAGAACTCCTCCTTGATGCAAATCACCTCAGGGATCTTCCTAAG AATTTTTTCCGTTTGAATCGTTTAAGACGCCTTGGTCTGAGTGACAATGAAATACAACAGCTTCCATCGGATATTCAAAATCTCGAAAATCTCGTTGAACTTGATGTTTCTCGCAatg ATATTCGCCACATTCCAGATGGTATTAAGGGATGCCTTGCTCTTCAAATTGCGGATTTCTCTTCAAATCCTATAGAAAA gCTTCCAGATGGCTTTGTATTCTTAAAGAATCTTACTGTTTTAAGTTTGAATGATATGTCTTTAACTGATCTTCCTGAAGATTTTGGAAA GTTAACTAATCTAACATCTTTGGAACTAAGAGAAAACTTGATAAATATTCTGCCATCATCGTTGTCTTCCCTAGACAAATTGGAAAGGCTTGATCTTGGAGACAATGAAATCGaaacattg CCCTCACATATTGGAAGCCTTCCTGCACTTACAGAACTTTGGTTAGATCATAATAAATTGTCACATCTTCCGTCAGAGTTGGGATTTTTGGGAGAATTGACGTGCTTAGATGTCTCTGAAAATCGGCTAGAAGATATTCCTGATGAAATATCAGGATTAATAAATCTAACTGATTTGCATTTGAGCCAAAATTCCATTGGTACTCTTCCTGATAATATTGGAAAACTAACCCGccttactatttttaaaatcgaTCAAAATAGACTTTTAGACTTAAATTCTAATATTGGACGTTGTATACAATTACAAGAACTTGTCTTAACAGAAAACTATATTTCATCATTGCCTGGCgaaattggaaatttaattaaattaaccaaTTTTAATATCGATCGCAATCGTTTGGAACAAATTCCACCAGAGATAGGAAATCTTGTTAATCTTGGTGTCTTCTCGTTACGAGAGAATTTACTTACGTCAATTCCCCAAGAAATAGGAACATGTAATGAACTTCATGTTCTTGATGTGTCTGGAAATAGGTTACAGTACCTTCCATTTACGCTTACAAATTTAAATCTCAAAGCTCTTTGGTTGGCTGAAAATCAAGCAAAGCCAATGCTCAATTTCCAGACAGACTATGATGAATCAACTGGTGAACAAGTTCTTACATGTTTCCTTCTTCCTCAAATGGAGTACCAAACTGAAAATCCAG ACTTATCTCACCATCTGGGTCGGTTATCGCACTCGCGTTGTTTTTCGAATGATGATTGTGACGAATATGACGGAGAAAGTTTTTCAGGTCCTCAAGGCTCTTCAATCGTTGCTGATGGTCATCCGACGTCCATTGAAAATGACGAAATGATGGAACTACCACCTGCAGAATGGACTAATCGTCCTTCTGTTATTAAATTTAAGGACATGGATAACGAGGATGATCTAGAACGAGAG ACTGCATTTGTGAGGCAAAAAACCCCTCATCCTAAGGAATTAAAAGCTAAGGcacataaattatttggtaaaaaaGATGATTCTACTCTTAGAGACAGTGTTGATTTCCAATCAAACGATAATCATTCCCTTCCTACTTCTACCAATTTGGTAACATGCGACTCAGGATTAGAATCTGTAAACGGACTCAATTCAGATTTTCCAACAGAGGACGAAGACAGAATCGGGAAAGTTTTTGTTGATGGGCATGAAGAAGACGATGAAGAG ACGTATAAGGATCGTCTTCGATTAGAATTAAGTCGAAATCTTAAAACAGAAGTTGATCGAAGGGCAAGCGCGGAGTTAACGGAAGCTATTCCTCCTACTCAAATACTAAATGTAGATTCCCAAAAAGATAGAGCTGAGTTGGCTAGACAAGGCTCCTTAGCTGATCGTAGTCTACCTGCTGGAATACAGATTAAAAGGCAAAGTTCTGGGGGCGACACGGGGATGTCCAGCTCAGCTGAGTCTACTTCTTCTGACTCC GAGCGAGAACCCTCTGCTGTGAGATTTTTAGTAGAGTCTGAAGCTGCTCTGGACGATACAGACCATGGATCAGAACCTGAAAGGCAGCGCCTTCATCGAAGAGATACACCTcaccatttgaagaataaaagaatacatCAACAAGTGGATAAAGAGAAGGTAGCATCTATTATAGCacaagctttaaaaaaacaagaagacGGTAGTATAGGAGATCGTAGTACTTCTTCCGGAGCACAGTCTCTTAGTTCACAAGTTTTTGTTCCTCCAATGTCAATTACTTCGGATATGGGTGATAGTCTTGGATCTG gtgaTAAATGTACTGAGACTGTGATAAAAGAATTTGATATTATCTTCGAAAGAGCTGATAAAGGGTTAGGACTCTCTATCGCTGGAGGCCTCGGTTCTACTCCCTACAAAGCAAATGATGAGGGAATATTCATATCTCGCGTAACTCCTGGGGGACCAGCGGAACTTGCTGGTCTCAAAAAGGATGACAAGGTGCTATCGGTGAATGGACATTCATGTGTTGACATTGATCACTATGAATCTGTTGGGATTCTCAAAGCAGCTGGAAGTTTGATTACTATGAAGATTGCTAGAGAAGTTCAAGTTCCTAAAAAACGATTCATTGATCAACTTCctttacaaaataatgtaaGTGATCACTTAAGTAGCAAAAATGGGTTGGACAATACTTTAGAGGTTAACTCTAGTACACTATCTAACTTTTCACAATCCGAAATCAAGGAATCAAAATCTTTGTCTGTTTCAACTACTGGTTTAACTCCAAAATCTTCACAGTTGTCGCATACGCATTTATTTGACAGTTCTATCGTTAATTCTCCAACGGAAactagaaaaattgaaaagatttCTACAACCCTGCGTAGAGACCATCGAGGGTTGGGACTGTCCATTGCAGGAGGAAAAGGTGCAGATCCCTATATCCAGGGTAGTGAAAGcgtttttatatcaaaaattgcgGAAAATGGTCCTGCAGCAATAGATGGGAAACTTTATGTGGGTGATAGGTTGCTTCAAATCAACGGGCATGAAGTTGAAAACGCAGAACATTCAGAGGTTGTTCGAATGCTGAAAGGTCCTGATAGATATGTACAGCTATTGGTTGAAAGGATTACTCAAGTTACATCCCCCATGTCTTCTTCCGTCCTTTCAAATACGTCTGAAAAATCTCCCAAGGTGTTTGGCTTACCTAAACCATATACAGGACTATATAGTGCTTCTAGTTATATGGCAAATCGACCCAGCTACATGAGGACGAGAGAACCAGGACAATATACGATTACTGGATCATCTTTCAGTGGTAGTTCATCATATAGTAAACTTCCTGGACTCTCTTCTAGCTACAAAAGTGAGTCAGACGTTTCGATAGAAAGCAAACTGAAAGAGAAGAATATTGTTATGAACCTCATTGAAAAATTGCCGCCTGCCTCAAAGGAACCTGGAGTTAGTACAGAAACTATGAAACGGACAACTTTTACCGAGACTACGGTCAAAAGAGTGACTAATAACGATATAAAACCACTGATCGAG GAGGTAATTATAAGTAAAGCAGGAGGTAGACTTGGGTTGTGCATTATTGGAGGTTCTGATCAATCATCTGTACCCTTCGGCAATGGAGAACcaggaatatttatttcaaat ATCATAGCGGATGGTGCAGCAGCTAGAACTAATAAACTTCGACTAGGAGATAGAATACTAAATGTTCATGGAAATGATATTCATGACGCGTCTCACCATGATGCAGTCATGGCTCTCTCGCAAACTCCTGATCAGCTCAATATCACCGTGAAGCATGAGCCCCTACCTCAAGGTTTCCAG GAAATTTGTATCACTAAAGATCCTGGAGAAAAATTAGGTATGACTATACGCGGAGGTGTTGGAGGTCAACCTGGAAATCCTAATGATGGAGATGACGAaggcatttttatttataaatttacaccTGGAAGTGTGGCAAGTCAAAATAAGGATCTTGTCATAGGCCAAAGGATTATTGAAGTCAACGCTCTCTCCTTGTTGGGAATTACTCATTCTGAGGCTCTTAATATTATACGTAACGCTAAATCGTCAATTAGAATGGTAGTTTGCGATGGATGGAACGTCCccgaaaaagtatcaaatgggGATATTAAATCACCACCACCTCCACCAACTAGAGACATTTCCTTGAAAATAGATTCTTCTCCCAATAAAACGAATCAAGAGAAA ATAATGAATGttgttgatgatattttatcaTCGGCTCCGTCCCAATCTAATGTTGTTTTTAGTATTGGTACTGAAGAAAAGAATGAACAACCCCCCATTACttcagtaattaataatgaacatCCGCAAACTTCAACG cATTTCGATTCTTTTCAGCCGTTGGTTTCGTCTGTAAGAAGTGTTATAAACGAGGAATCTCCAATCATAAAAGACACAACATCACACGTTGATATAGAagccaaaaatacaaattcaaaaccCCAAATTGGTAGTTTTGATTTAGAATCCTCCATCAATGCTCTTCATAAAAAGATCCGTGAGGAAGGACAAACGACTAATGATGAAATTGTCGAGCATGAAGAAAGTCCTGAGAAGCTGTCATTGAAGGCTAGACtcaaactatttgaaaaagaaatcgAAAGTCAGGGAACAGTTACAGCTCCTAAAACTGATCGCAAATTTTCATTTCTGAATGCTGATGAATTagcaaaaatgaaagaagaagaag AAAAACGCATCGCTAAAATGAGTCAAGcagaaataaatttgttatctCATAGCACATCGTACATTCCTAGTTTAGATTCTGATATTGATGAAGATGACTTTAGCCATTCGTCGTCCCTTGAAAAACatggtaaattaatatttaccgTCTGTATTGTATTAGCAGCACCacttttatactttattttagatCCTTTTGCAGGAGTTCATACAGCCAAAGCTGAGCGTAGAATACGTGAAAAGTTAGAAGCCGAAGGCATTTCAATTTCGGATGATTTGAGTCCTACTGAGAAGAGAGCAGCTGACGCTGAAAAAAGAGCTGCTTGGAGAAAAGCCCGATTAAAATCATTAGAAGAT GACGCCATCGAAGCACAAATTGTAGTTCACAAAATGTCACAGTTAGTTTCTAACAACACTGATGAAAGCATTTTAAATAACGGTACAAACGACATAAATGACAatgttgaagaagaagaagataatttaaaaaataataatgttccc AAATACAGAAGAtacaaataa
- the scrib gene encoding protein lap4 isoform X12 — translation MFKCIPIFKGCNRQVEFVDKRHCSLNSVPEDILRYARSLEELLLDANHLRDLPKNFFRLNRLRRLGLSDNEIQQLPSDIQNLENLVELDVSRNDIRHIPDGIKGCLALQIADFSSNPIEKLPDGFVFLKNLTVLSLNDMSLTDLPEDFGKLTNLTSLELRENLINILPSSLSSLDKLERLDLGDNEIETLPSHIGSLPALTELWLDHNKLSHLPSELGFLGELTCLDVSENRLEDIPDEISGLINLTDLHLSQNSIGTLPDNIGKLTRLTIFKIDQNRLLDLNSNIGRCIQLQELVLTENYISSLPGEIGNLIKLTNFNIDRNRLEQIPPEIGNLVNLGVFSLRENLLTSIPQEIGTCNELHVLDVSGNRLQYLPFTLTNLNLKALWLAENQAKPMLNFQTDYDESTGEQVLTCFLLPQMEYQTENPDLSHHLGRLSHSRCFSNDDCDEYDGESFSGPQGSSIVADGHPTSIENDEMMELPPAEWTNRPSVIKFKDMDNEDDLERETAFVRQKTPHPKELKAKAHKLFGKKDDSTLRDSVDFQSNDNHSLPTSTNLVTCDSGLESVNGLNSDFPTEDEDRIGKVFVDGHEEDDEETYKDRLRLELSRNLKTEVDRRASAELTEAIPPTQILNVDSQKDRAELARQGSLADRSLPAGIQIKRQSSGGDTGMSSSAESTSSDSEREPSAVRFLVESEAALDDTDHGSEPERQRLHRRDTPHHLKNKRIHQQVDKEKVASIIAQALKKQEDGSIGDRSTSSGAQSLSSQVFVPPMSITSDMGDSLGSGDKCTETVIKEFDIIFERADKGLGLSIAGGLGSTPYKANDEGIFISRVTPGGPAELAGLKKDDKVLSVNGHSCVDIDHYESVGILKAAGSLITMKIAREVQVPKKRFIDQLPLQNNVSDHLSSKNGLDNTLEVNSSTLSNFSQSEIKESKSLSVSTTGLTPKSSQLSHTHLFDSSIVNSPTETRKIEKISTTLRRDHRGLGLSIAGGKGADPYIQGSESVFISKIAENGPAAIDGKLYVGDRLLQINGHEVENAEHSEVVRMLKGPDRYVQLLVERITQVTSPMSSSVLSNTSEKSPKVFGLPKPYTGLYSASSYMANRPSYMRTREPGQYTITGSSFSGSSSYSKLPGLSSSYKSESDVSIESKLKEKNIVMNLIEKLPPASKEPGVSTETMKRTTFTETTVKRVTNNDIKPLIEEVIISKAGGRLGLCIIGGSDQSSVPFGNGEPGIFISNIIADGAAARTNKLRLGDRILNVHGNDIHDASHHDAVMALSQTPDQLNITVKHEPLPQGFQEICITKDPGEKLGMTIRGGVGGQPGNPNDGDDEGIFIYKFTPGSVASQNKDLVIGQRIIEVNALSLLGITHSEALNIIRNAKSSIRMVVCDGWNVPEKVSNGDIKSPPPPPTRDISLKIDSSPNKTNQEKIMNVVDDILSSAPSQSNVVFSIGTEEKNEQPPITSVINNEHPQTSTHFDSFQPLVSSVRSVINEESPIIKDTTSHVDIEAKNTNSKPQIGSFDLESSINALHKKIREEGQTTNDEIVEHEESPEKLSLKARLKLFEKEIESQGTVTAPKTDRKFSFLNADELAKMKEEEEKRIAKMSQAEINLLSHSTSYIPSLDSDIDEDDFSHSSSLEKHDPFAGVHTAKAERRIREKLEAEGISISDDLSPTEKRAADAEKRAAWRKARLKSLEDDAIEAQIVVHKMSQLVSNNTDESILNNGTNDINDNVEEEEDNLKNNNVPKYRRYK, via the exons ATGTTTAAGTGTATTCCTATCTTCAAAGGCTGTAATCGGCAAGTTGAATTCGTAGATAAGCGCCATTGCTCCCTCAATTCCGTACCGGAGGATATCCTACGCTATGCCAGAAGTCTTGAAGAACTCCTCCTTGATGCAAATCACCTCAGGGATCTTCCTAAG AATTTTTTCCGTTTGAATCGTTTAAGACGCCTTGGTCTGAGTGACAATGAAATACAACAGCTTCCATCGGATATTCAAAATCTCGAAAATCTCGTTGAACTTGATGTTTCTCGCAatg ATATTCGCCACATTCCAGATGGTATTAAGGGATGCCTTGCTCTTCAAATTGCGGATTTCTCTTCAAATCCTATAGAAAA gCTTCCAGATGGCTTTGTATTCTTAAAGAATCTTACTGTTTTAAGTTTGAATGATATGTCTTTAACTGATCTTCCTGAAGATTTTGGAAA GTTAACTAATCTAACATCTTTGGAACTAAGAGAAAACTTGATAAATATTCTGCCATCATCGTTGTCTTCCCTAGACAAATTGGAAAGGCTTGATCTTGGAGACAATGAAATCGaaacattg CCCTCACATATTGGAAGCCTTCCTGCACTTACAGAACTTTGGTTAGATCATAATAAATTGTCACATCTTCCGTCAGAGTTGGGATTTTTGGGAGAATTGACGTGCTTAGATGTCTCTGAAAATCGGCTAGAAGATATTCCTGATGAAATATCAGGATTAATAAATCTAACTGATTTGCATTTGAGCCAAAATTCCATTGGTACTCTTCCTGATAATATTGGAAAACTAACCCGccttactatttttaaaatcgaTCAAAATAGACTTTTAGACTTAAATTCTAATATTGGACGTTGTATACAATTACAAGAACTTGTCTTAACAGAAAACTATATTTCATCATTGCCTGGCgaaattggaaatttaattaaattaaccaaTTTTAATATCGATCGCAATCGTTTGGAACAAATTCCACCAGAGATAGGAAATCTTGTTAATCTTGGTGTCTTCTCGTTACGAGAGAATTTACTTACGTCAATTCCCCAAGAAATAGGAACATGTAATGAACTTCATGTTCTTGATGTGTCTGGAAATAGGTTACAGTACCTTCCATTTACGCTTACAAATTTAAATCTCAAAGCTCTTTGGTTGGCTGAAAATCAAGCAAAGCCAATGCTCAATTTCCAGACAGACTATGATGAATCAACTGGTGAACAAGTTCTTACATGTTTCCTTCTTCCTCAAATGGAGTACCAAACTGAAAATCCAG ACTTATCTCACCATCTGGGTCGGTTATCGCACTCGCGTTGTTTTTCGAATGATGATTGTGACGAATATGACGGAGAAAGTTTTTCAGGTCCTCAAGGCTCTTCAATCGTTGCTGATGGTCATCCGACGTCCATTGAAAATGACGAAATGATGGAACTACCACCTGCAGAATGGACTAATCGTCCTTCTGTTATTAAATTTAAGGACATGGATAACGAGGATGATCTAGAACGAGAG ACTGCATTTGTGAGGCAAAAAACCCCTCATCCTAAGGAATTAAAAGCTAAGGcacataaattatttggtaaaaaaGATGATTCTACTCTTAGAGACAGTGTTGATTTCCAATCAAACGATAATCATTCCCTTCCTACTTCTACCAATTTGGTAACATGCGACTCAGGATTAGAATCTGTAAACGGACTCAATTCAGATTTTCCAACAGAGGACGAAGACAGAATCGGGAAAGTTTTTGTTGATGGGCATGAAGAAGACGATGAAGAG ACGTATAAGGATCGTCTTCGATTAGAATTAAGTCGAAATCTTAAAACAGAAGTTGATCGAAGGGCAAGCGCGGAGTTAACGGAAGCTATTCCTCCTACTCAAATACTAAATGTAGATTCCCAAAAAGATAGAGCTGAGTTGGCTAGACAAGGCTCCTTAGCTGATCGTAGTCTACCTGCTGGAATACAGATTAAAAGGCAAAGTTCTGGGGGCGACACGGGGATGTCCAGCTCAGCTGAGTCTACTTCTTCTGACTCC GAGCGAGAACCCTCTGCTGTGAGATTTTTAGTAGAGTCTGAAGCTGCTCTGGACGATACAGACCATGGATCAGAACCTGAAAGGCAGCGCCTTCATCGAAGAGATACACCTcaccatttgaagaataaaagaatacatCAACAAGTGGATAAAGAGAAGGTAGCATCTATTATAGCacaagctttaaaaaaacaagaagacGGTAGTATAGGAGATCGTAGTACTTCTTCCGGAGCACAGTCTCTTAGTTCACAAGTTTTTGTTCCTCCAATGTCAATTACTTCGGATATGGGTGATAGTCTTGGATCTG gtgaTAAATGTACTGAGACTGTGATAAAAGAATTTGATATTATCTTCGAAAGAGCTGATAAAGGGTTAGGACTCTCTATCGCTGGAGGCCTCGGTTCTACTCCCTACAAAGCAAATGATGAGGGAATATTCATATCTCGCGTAACTCCTGGGGGACCAGCGGAACTTGCTGGTCTCAAAAAGGATGACAAGGTGCTATCGGTGAATGGACATTCATGTGTTGACATTGATCACTATGAATCTGTTGGGATTCTCAAAGCAGCTGGAAGTTTGATTACTATGAAGATTGCTAGAGAAGTTCAAGTTCCTAAAAAACGATTCATTGATCAACTTCctttacaaaataatgtaaGTGATCACTTAAGTAGCAAAAATGGGTTGGACAATACTTTAGAGGTTAACTCTAGTACACTATCTAACTTTTCACAATCCGAAATCAAGGAATCAAAATCTTTGTCTGTTTCAACTACTGGTTTAACTCCAAAATCTTCACAGTTGTCGCATACGCATTTATTTGACAGTTCTATCGTTAATTCTCCAACGGAAactagaaaaattgaaaagatttCTACAACCCTGCGTAGAGACCATCGAGGGTTGGGACTGTCCATTGCAGGAGGAAAAGGTGCAGATCCCTATATCCAGGGTAGTGAAAGcgtttttatatcaaaaattgcgGAAAATGGTCCTGCAGCAATAGATGGGAAACTTTATGTGGGTGATAGGTTGCTTCAAATCAACGGGCATGAAGTTGAAAACGCAGAACATTCAGAGGTTGTTCGAATGCTGAAAGGTCCTGATAGATATGTACAGCTATTGGTTGAAAGGATTACTCAAGTTACATCCCCCATGTCTTCTTCCGTCCTTTCAAATACGTCTGAAAAATCTCCCAAGGTGTTTGGCTTACCTAAACCATATACAGGACTATATAGTGCTTCTAGTTATATGGCAAATCGACCCAGCTACATGAGGACGAGAGAACCAGGACAATATACGATTACTGGATCATCTTTCAGTGGTAGTTCATCATATAGTAAACTTCCTGGACTCTCTTCTAGCTACAAAAGTGAGTCAGACGTTTCGATAGAAAGCAAACTGAAAGAGAAGAATATTGTTATGAACCTCATTGAAAAATTGCCGCCTGCCTCAAAGGAACCTGGAGTTAGTACAGAAACTATGAAACGGACAACTTTTACCGAGACTACGGTCAAAAGAGTGACTAATAACGATATAAAACCACTGATCGAG GAGGTAATTATAAGTAAAGCAGGAGGTAGACTTGGGTTGTGCATTATTGGAGGTTCTGATCAATCATCTGTACCCTTCGGCAATGGAGAACcaggaatatttatttcaaat ATCATAGCGGATGGTGCAGCAGCTAGAACTAATAAACTTCGACTAGGAGATAGAATACTAAATGTTCATGGAAATGATATTCATGACGCGTCTCACCATGATGCAGTCATGGCTCTCTCGCAAACTCCTGATCAGCTCAATATCACCGTGAAGCATGAGCCCCTACCTCAAGGTTTCCAG GAAATTTGTATCACTAAAGATCCTGGAGAAAAATTAGGTATGACTATACGCGGAGGTGTTGGAGGTCAACCTGGAAATCCTAATGATGGAGATGACGAaggcatttttatttataaatttacaccTGGAAGTGTGGCAAGTCAAAATAAGGATCTTGTCATAGGCCAAAGGATTATTGAAGTCAACGCTCTCTCCTTGTTGGGAATTACTCATTCTGAGGCTCTTAATATTATACGTAACGCTAAATCGTCAATTAGAATGGTAGTTTGCGATGGATGGAACGTCCccgaaaaagtatcaaatgggGATATTAAATCACCACCACCTCCACCAACTAGAGACATTTCCTTGAAAATAGATTCTTCTCCCAATAAAACGAATCAAGAGAAA ATAATGAATGttgttgatgatattttatcaTCGGCTCCGTCCCAATCTAATGTTGTTTTTAGTATTGGTACTGAAGAAAAGAATGAACAACCCCCCATTACttcagtaattaataatgaacatCCGCAAACTTCAACG cATTTCGATTCTTTTCAGCCGTTGGTTTCGTCTGTAAGAAGTGTTATAAACGAGGAATCTCCAATCATAAAAGACACAACATCACACGTTGATATAGAagccaaaaatacaaattcaaaaccCCAAATTGGTAGTTTTGATTTAGAATCCTCCATCAATGCTCTTCATAAAAAGATCCGTGAGGAAGGACAAACGACTAATGATGAAATTGTCGAGCATGAAGAAAGTCCTGAGAAGCTGTCATTGAAGGCTAGACtcaaactatttgaaaaagaaatcgAAAGTCAGGGAACAGTTACAGCTCCTAAAACTGATCGCAAATTTTCATTTCTGAATGCTGATGAATTagcaaaaatgaaagaagaagaag AAAAACGCATCGCTAAAATGAGTCAAGcagaaataaatttgttatctCATAGCACATCGTACATTCCTAGTTTAGATTCTGATATTGATGAAGATGACTTTAGCCATTCGTCGTCCCTTGAAAAACatg atCCTTTTGCAGGAGTTCATACAGCCAAAGCTGAGCGTAGAATACGTGAAAAGTTAGAAGCCGAAGGCATTTCAATTTCGGATGATTTGAGTCCTACTGAGAAGAGAGCAGCTGACGCTGAAAAAAGAGCTGCTTGGAGAAAAGCCCGATTAAAATCATTAGAAGAT GACGCCATCGAAGCACAAATTGTAGTTCACAAAATGTCACAGTTAGTTTCTAACAACACTGATGAAAGCATTTTAAATAACGGTACAAACGACATAAATGACAatgttgaagaagaagaagataatttaaaaaataataatgttccc AAATACAGAAGAtacaaataa